The following is a genomic window from Helicobacter sp. NHP19-003.
GTTAACGCAACCGCCTTTTGTGGGCGTGTCCCAACTTAATGATGGTGGAGGGCTCTTTAGGGGTTAGGCCCCGCTCGTCTTCTACGATCGTGTCTGCCAAATCGAGGGCAATCTCAGGTGTGTAGTCTTGTCCGCTCAAATTCGCTGAAGTGCTAAATACCACGCCCAGCCTCTTTAAAAACACCAACACGCTAGGGTCTTGCACCACTCTAAAAGCCCGCCCATGCTCTCTACCCTTATAGACAAAGGTTGCCTTTTTGCGGCGCACTAAGGGGCGTTGTTTGAGCGGCACTCTTGGCAGATCCAAAAAATGGGGGCACACTTGCAAAAGGAGCTTGTTTTTGGGGCTGTGTTTGGCGGCATTGAGGCGATGACAATCGGGGCTAAAAAAACCTATGGTGGTGTCGCTTTGGGCAAGGATCACACCCGCTTTTGTGCTTAAATTTTTCTTTTGCATGCCTGTCCTTTCTGCTATTTGGCCACATTGCCTATTTTAAACTTTCAAAAACTTCATGTTAGAATACGGGCTTTATTAATCCCAACTTTTTTTGATGAGGAAGGCTATGAACCTCGGAGCAAAGATTATAGGTGTTATTTTCTTGTCCCTCCTGATTTTAGGGAGCTCAGTGATCTTGATCGCTAACCACAAGCAACATAAACTAGTATTTTCTATTCTAGACAGCCAAAAGCAGGGGGATACCATCAGCCGTCAGGACGATTTGCGCTACATCACCCACTTGCTCGAGCAGGGCATTGCCGGTTTTTATAAAATCCTACCCAAAGAACAAGCGCAAAAAATGGCGTTGGAGTATTTTGGGCGCATCAACGCCGACAAAGGC
Proteins encoded in this region:
- a CDS encoding N6-threonylcarbamoyl adenosine t(6)A37 modification in tRNA; translated protein: MQKKNLSTKAGVILAQSDTTIGFFSPDCHRLNAAKHSPKNKLLLQVCPHFLDLPRVPLKQRPLVRRKKATFVYKGREHGRAFRVVQDPSVLVFLKRLGVVFSTSANLSGQDYTPEIALDLADTIVEDERGLTPKEPSTIIKLGHAHKRRLR